In Kordiimonas pumila, a single genomic region encodes these proteins:
- a CDS encoding indolepyruvate ferredoxin oxidoreductase family protein, translating into MTEITPSLLEWKLQDKYDRSEGKLFLTGVQALVKLPLLQHQLDQQAGLNTAGFISGYRGSPLGNFDSALWSAKSHLSDHGIIFQPGLNEESAATSVLGSQQANILDVSPRYDGVFSMWYGKGPGVDRAGDALKHGNIFGTSSHGGVLVLAGDDHGGKSSTLAFQSEQALSSFHMPVLNPTGSGDYLKLGLFGWAMSRATGLWTGFKCLTETVESSGTVEFSFADATFKTPADLIDPLYRQPSVQLLPVQEEHAVLQHRVPAARAFGHANAINIPFFEPKKKKLALITVGKAYGDVMQAFSDLRITKEEAEDIGIGLYIVRMSWPLDDDGIRQFATGYEEVLVVEEKAAFVEPQVTQALFNLPEQNRPRLTGKRDLENNPLLPTGGELSPTVVRGAIISRMMAHNLLEARHKEQLDRLEKLEQGLARNPGTIVPRTPAFCSGCPHNRSTKIPDGSIALAGIGCHTMAARMPDRPTARPTQMGGEGTNWIGMAPFVDRPHVFQNLGDGTYFHSGLLAIRAAVAAKANITYKILFNDAVAMTGGQPIDGEQTVAGIARQLAAEGVGKLAVITDNIKQYKDLSSFPKNLNVYDRRDLLKIEKDFQEIPGVTALIYEQTCAAEKRRRRKRGKLPDPQKRYFINTAVCEGCGDCGKASNCVSLYPEPTPLGTKRRIDQSSCNKDYSCVDGFCPSFVTVLGGDIEKAGSRKSANLDVGPSIPAPAANTIEGTYNLLVTGIGGTGVVTIGAIIGMAAHLMAKSCSLLDLTGLSQKNGAVMSHVRLAETNSALNSTRIGIASADAVIGCDLLVAASDDAVKTYKPSTKTVLNTHAVPVAAFQVLRDLDMGMAKALARIEKATTPDRDTTFDATAVAEQLFGNAILSNIILFGAAFQQGLVPLSLEAIEAAIVLNNVAVETNKAAFYTGRRIIADPAYLKSLHLVETTEVDKPNLQTTRHTYEKLLTEYQDTHYAQSYSKFVDTVCARERAVQPDSIDLSHTVARQLGKLMAYKDEYEVARLYSSAHFKADLQKQFTGKTKLRFNLAPPLFAKKDAATGLPLKKEYGGWVLPLFKLLAPLKLLRGTAFDVFGYTSERKQERQLIRDYQAMITNILVSLTPENLASAVEIASLPNDIRGFGHVKLAAIKEYEQKRKAALDAYLLPNKDHSLE; encoded by the coding sequence ATGACTGAAATTACCCCCTCCCTTCTTGAATGGAAATTGCAAGACAAATATGACCGCAGTGAAGGAAAGCTGTTCCTGACAGGCGTGCAAGCCCTTGTTAAGCTTCCGCTTTTGCAGCATCAACTTGACCAGCAAGCAGGCCTTAACACAGCTGGCTTTATATCAGGATACAGGGGGTCCCCCCTTGGCAATTTTGATTCGGCTCTTTGGTCAGCAAAAAGCCATCTTAGTGATCATGGTATTATTTTCCAGCCCGGCCTGAATGAAGAAAGTGCTGCAACCTCAGTTCTGGGGTCGCAGCAGGCAAATATTCTTGATGTATCGCCCCGCTACGATGGTGTTTTTTCTATGTGGTACGGCAAAGGCCCTGGGGTGGACCGCGCAGGGGATGCCTTAAAGCACGGCAATATTTTTGGAACATCCTCACATGGGGGTGTGCTGGTTTTAGCAGGGGATGATCACGGCGGAAAATCATCTACGCTTGCCTTCCAGTCAGAGCAAGCTCTTAGTTCATTCCATATGCCTGTTCTTAATCCGACAGGTAGTGGCGACTATTTAAAGCTTGGTCTTTTTGGTTGGGCGATGTCGCGGGCAACCGGTTTGTGGACAGGCTTCAAGTGCCTGACCGAAACTGTTGAAAGTTCAGGTACTGTTGAGTTTTCATTTGCAGACGCCACCTTTAAAACCCCTGCGGATTTAATCGACCCACTATACAGGCAGCCGAGCGTACAGCTATTGCCTGTTCAGGAAGAACACGCTGTTCTGCAACACCGTGTGCCAGCAGCTCGGGCTTTTGGTCATGCGAATGCGATCAACATCCCCTTTTTTGAACCCAAGAAGAAAAAATTAGCCCTTATCACTGTTGGCAAAGCTTACGGCGATGTTATGCAAGCGTTTTCTGATTTGCGTATCACTAAAGAAGAGGCTGAAGATATCGGCATTGGCCTTTATATTGTGCGCATGTCATGGCCGCTTGATGATGATGGTATCAGGCAGTTTGCTACAGGATATGAGGAAGTGCTGGTTGTTGAAGAAAAGGCAGCCTTTGTTGAACCGCAGGTTACGCAGGCGCTTTTTAATTTGCCGGAACAAAACCGTCCACGCCTTACTGGCAAACGAGACCTTGAAAACAACCCTCTACTGCCAACAGGTGGTGAGCTATCTCCTACAGTTGTTCGTGGTGCCATTATAAGCCGCATGATGGCTCATAACCTTCTGGAGGCCCGGCATAAGGAGCAGCTTGACCGGCTTGAAAAGCTGGAACAGGGCCTTGCCAGAAACCCGGGTACAATTGTACCACGTACCCCTGCTTTTTGTTCTGGCTGTCCGCATAATCGGTCAACAAAAATACCAGACGGCAGCATAGCTCTTGCAGGTATTGGGTGCCACACTATGGCAGCCCGTATGCCAGATCGCCCAACAGCAAGGCCAACCCAAATGGGCGGCGAGGGTACAAACTGGATTGGCATGGCACCTTTTGTGGACCGCCCGCACGTATTTCAAAACCTTGGGGATGGTACGTATTTTCATTCCGGGTTGCTTGCTATCCGGGCTGCCGTTGCTGCAAAAGCCAATATCACATACAAGATACTGTTTAATGATGCCGTCGCCATGACCGGCGGGCAGCCTATTGACGGCGAACAAACTGTTGCAGGTATTGCCCGGCAACTTGCCGCAGAGGGTGTTGGTAAACTTGCTGTCATTACAGATAATATTAAACAGTATAAAGACCTTAGCAGTTTTCCAAAAAACCTTAATGTTTATGACCGGCGTGACCTGCTAAAGATCGAAAAAGACTTTCAAGAAATACCCGGCGTCACGGCCCTTATTTATGAACAAACATGTGCAGCTGAAAAACGTCGTCGTCGCAAACGCGGCAAATTGCCTGACCCTCAAAAACGTTATTTTATTAATACCGCTGTATGCGAAGGCTGTGGTGATTGCGGTAAGGCTTCAAACTGCGTTAGCCTTTACCCGGAGCCAACACCCCTTGGCACAAAACGGCGCATTGATCAAAGCAGCTGTAATAAAGATTATAGCTGTGTTGATGGCTTTTGCCCGTCTTTTGTTACAGTTCTGGGTGGTGATATAGAGAAAGCAGGCAGCAGAAAATCAGCAAACCTTGATGTAGGCCCCTCTATTCCCGCCCCTGCGGCAAATACTATTGAAGGGACCTATAACCTTCTTGTCACCGGGATTGGTGGCACAGGTGTTGTCACCATTGGTGCGATTATTGGCATGGCTGCGCACCTGATGGCTAAATCATGCTCCCTGCTTGACCTAACGGGCCTAAGCCAGAAGAACGGTGCCGTAATGAGCCACGTTCGCCTAGCAGAAACGAACAGCGCTTTAAACTCAACCCGTATTGGTATAGCCAGCGCCGATGCTGTCATCGGCTGCGACCTGCTGGTTGCGGCCTCAGATGACGCTGTAAAAACATACAAGCCTTCTACAAAAACCGTTTTAAACACGCATGCTGTTCCGGTTGCGGCCTTTCAGGTACTGCGCGACCTTGATATGGGCATGGCCAAAGCTTTGGCGCGAATTGAAAAGGCAACCACCCCTGATAGGGACACCACGTTTGATGCAACAGCCGTTGCTGAACAGCTTTTTGGCAATGCCATTCTGTCTAACATCATTTTATTTGGCGCCGCATTCCAGCAAGGCCTGGTGCCTCTTTCCCTTGAGGCAATTGAGGCTGCGATTGTGTTAAATAATGTGGCTGTTGAAACCAACAAAGCGGCTTTCTACACAGGCAGGCGGATTATTGCAGACCCGGCGTATTTAAAATCCCTGCACCTTGTTGAAACAACAGAGGTAGACAAGCCTAACCTTCAAACCACACGGCATACCTATGAAAAGCTGCTAACCGAATATCAGGACACGCACTATGCCCAGTCATACAGTAAATTTGTGGACACTGTGTGTGCGCGGGAGAGAGCTGTTCAACCAGATAGCATAGATCTGTCCCATACAGTTGCCCGTCAGCTTGGCAAATTGATGGCATATAAAGACGAGTATGAAGTTGCCCGGCTTTATAGTTCTGCCCATTTCAAGGCTGATTTGCAAAAGCAGTTTACAGGAAAAACCAAATTACGCTTCAATCTGGCGCCGCCACTTTTTGCAAAAAAAGATGCTGCTACCGGTTTACCTTTGAAAAAGGAATACGGTGGGTGGGTGTTGCCCCTTTTTAAACTGCTGGCCCCCTTAAAACTACTGCGCGGTACCGCCTTTGACGTGTTTGGCTATACCAGTGAAAGAAAGCAGGAACGGCAACTGATCCGTGACTATCAAGCCATGATCACGAACATACTGGTAAGCCTGACACCAGAGAACCTTGCAAGTGCTGTGGAGATTGCCAGCTTGCCGAATGATATTCGTGGCTTTGGCCATGTGAAGCTTGCCGCCATTAAAGAATACGAACAAAAACGCAAAGCGGCTCTTGATGCCTATTTGCTCCCCAATAAAGATCATTCACTTGAGTAA
- a CDS encoding amidohydrolase family protein codes for MKYLPAFMAAMTCSIGLTMAATAETTVIHAGHLIAEPGKPEVINKSIIIEDGVIKDIKDGFVEGDTLIDLKDAWVMPGLIDMHTHITGVLNLAEPTAPQIAYAYIAPPAQQVLKMIPRVKSLLMNGFTTVRVLGDQSGTAYYLRDAINEGAVEGPRMYVAEVQVAVDGGDMDPSNWDVRHEVEPFVSNRASCTGVVECTKVVRLEVRRGADVIKLRQAGLPAEDPNVAMVETPEEIKAIVDTAHQLNRRVAAHVVGSPDYLHMVIEAGVDTIEHGPVDDTSIKLMKKHGTSYTPTLLAGKMIQYRFEDGQAGVAKAYKAGVPIIFGSDLGIMSTDKVHEEFGLLAGAGMPPQEVLKAATVNAAAALGRAKDLGVIAIGASADIIAMPVNPVSNIEQVGEPGKVTFVMKEGTVFKGAK; via the coding sequence ATGAAATACCTACCAGCGTTTATGGCAGCGATGACCTGTTCTATCGGCTTAACAATGGCTGCGACTGCAGAAACGACAGTTATCCATGCTGGTCATTTGATTGCTGAGCCGGGAAAACCTGAGGTTATTAATAAATCTATTATAATCGAAGATGGTGTGATTAAGGATATTAAGGATGGCTTTGTAGAAGGCGATACCCTGATTGATTTAAAAGATGCTTGGGTAATGCCTGGGCTTATTGATATGCACACCCATATTACTGGCGTGCTTAACTTAGCAGAACCTACTGCACCACAAATTGCCTATGCTTATATTGCCCCACCCGCACAGCAAGTACTGAAAATGATCCCACGAGTGAAATCACTTTTAATGAACGGTTTTACAACTGTCCGTGTTTTGGGTGACCAGTCTGGTACCGCGTATTATTTACGGGATGCTATTAATGAAGGCGCCGTCGAAGGCCCCCGTATGTATGTGGCAGAAGTACAGGTTGCGGTTGACGGCGGCGACATGGACCCATCCAACTGGGATGTGCGCCACGAGGTGGAACCTTTTGTCAGCAATCGGGCCAGTTGTACTGGGGTGGTTGAGTGCACCAAGGTTGTTAGGTTGGAGGTTCGCCGCGGCGCTGATGTGATCAAGCTTCGTCAAGCAGGTTTGCCCGCTGAAGACCCTAATGTGGCGATGGTTGAAACACCGGAGGAAATAAAGGCAATTGTTGATACTGCCCACCAACTAAACAGGAGGGTGGCTGCGCATGTGGTCGGTTCACCTGACTATTTGCATATGGTTATTGAGGCGGGTGTCGATACCATTGAGCACGGCCCTGTTGATGACACATCAATTAAACTTATGAAAAAACATGGCACGTCTTACACTCCAACATTACTCGCCGGTAAAATGATTCAATATCGTTTTGAAGATGGTCAGGCCGGTGTTGCCAAAGCTTATAAGGCTGGCGTCCCTATTATCTTTGGCTCCGACCTTGGCATTATGAGCACAGACAAGGTTCATGAAGAATTTGGATTGCTGGCAGGGGCCGGGATGCCGCCTCAAGAAGTACTAAAAGCAGCCACCGTAAATGCCGCAGCAGCACTTGGGCGCGCAAAAGACCTTGGTGTTATCGCCATTGGTGCAAGCGCTGACATTATTGCTATGCCTGTAAACCCTGTATCCAACATTGAGCAAGTCGGCGAACCCGGCAAAGTTACCTTTGTGATGAAAGAGGGCACTGTTTTTAAAGGCGCTAAATAA